TGCGACTAATGCATTAGCAACACGCTTATAACCTGCAATGTTGGCACCTGACATATAGTCAATGCAGCCATCGCAAGTGAAGCCATATTCTTCAGAAGCCGCCGCGGCATCATCATGGATGTTTTTCATAATGACTTGAAGTTGATTATCAACGTCTTCAAAAGTGCGGTACTGACGTACTGAGTTTTGTGACATTTCTAGACCAGACACAGCAACACCACCCGCATTGGCTGCTTTGCCAGGTGCATAGTGCATTTTTTTCTCACGAACGAAATCAATGGCTGCGGCGTCTAGTGGCATATTAGCGCCTTCTACTACATAGCGAATACCATGATCATACATAGCTTCTGCATCTTCTGCAGTCACCTCATTCTGAGTAGCACAAGGGATAGCGATGTCACCATCGAATCTCCAAGGTTTTTCGCCTGGCAGCCACACACCGCTACCACCAAATACTCTATGGTACTCAAATAAAGGCTGACGATTGGCTTTTTGCTCTTTCACCCAATCTAGCTTCTCTTGATCAAAACCAAACTCATCGTACAATGTTCCTTTAGAGTCTGATAGGGTAATGACTTTTGCACCCAAAGCGATGGCTTTCTCTGCTGCGTGTACTGCAACGTTACCGGCACCTGATACTAGGACAGTTTTGCCTTCCATTTGATCATTGTTTGCTTTAAGCATGTTCTGTAAGAAGTAAACCGCACCATAACCTGTGGCTTCTGAACGACATAAGCTGCCACCGAAGCCCACACCTTTACCGGTCAATACCCCTGTGTATTCATTAGTAAGGTTTTTATACATCGCAAACATGTAGCTAACTTCTCTACCGCTCACACCGATGTCGCCTGCCGGTACATCCATATCTTTACCGATGTAACGATAAAGCTCGCGCATGAAAGCATAACAAAAACGACGGATTTCGCTGTCTGATTTACCATGAGGGTCAAAGTCTGAACCACCTTTAGCGCCACCCATCGGTAGGCCGGTCAGAGCATTTTTAAAGATTTGTTCAAAACCTAAGAACTTTAGAATAGATTCGTTAACGGTAGGATGGAAACGGATGCCGCCTTTGTAAGGACCTAAAGCATTACTGAACTGAACTCGCCAACCACGGTTGATTTGGATATTACCTTCATCATCTTCCCAGTTGACACGAAAACTAATAATACGGTCGGGCTCTGTTAGGCGTTCAAAAACTTTGTGCTTAGCAAAGCGTGGATCGCGATCATATACAACGTCAATAGTGCTCGCTACCTCTTTTACCGCTTGAATAAACTCAGGTTGGTGTGGATAGCGTTCTTCAATGCGTTCAATGACGTCTTGCATGCTCATAGGCCCTGTCCTTATCAGATTAATTACATGTTTGTTACACTAAAAAAATACTGTAATTTAATAATAAATTCAACAATTTTTTATACCTTACAGTTCAGTCATTACTAAATGATATGTTTATAATTAGTAAAAGTTATTAAAACTATGATTTCACTGTAAATTCGATCCCTAAAAAGGGGAGTCCCTTACTTTCATTATAGGACAGATTTACGATTATTTCTTAAAATATAAAAATGTAAATCTTAAAAGTGAATCTTGAATATGATTGTTAATACAGGATTGTTAATACAGGCCTCGACCATCCTCAGGTTTTAAGCGTAAAAATGACAGTCCCGAGATAATAGTAATAACACCCAACACATAATAGGTGGCATGGAAAGCACTAATAATTTCAAAATTTAATCTATCACTAAAGACCGTCAATATAGCGGCCCCAAATGCAATACCGAAGCTAACTGCAAGCTGCTGGTTAACGGCCATTAAACTATTGCCGCTACTGGTTTGAGAGCCTTTAAGGTCGCCAATAGTGATGGTATTCATGGCACTAAATTGCATTGAGTTACACGCACCCATAACCACCAACAACGGTGCGATATAATACCAAGGCATTGAGGCATCTAGCTGAGCCAGTAAAATGATTAAAGTACCCAAAACCGTAGTATTGATAACCAATACTTTGCGGTAGCTGAAGCGCTGAATAATTTTACTCACCCAAGGTTTGATGCCCATGGCACCTACTGCAATAGGGGTCAATAACCAGCCTGCCTGCGATGGCGTATATTTAAAAGCCACCTGTAGTAGTAGTGGTATCAAATAGGGGACTGCACTAATTCCAAGACGGGTAAACAAGTTACCGGTAATCCCAATTCTAAAGGTACGGATATCAAATAATGACAAGGGAAAGATAGGGTTAGTGGCTTTGCGTGCATGACGGGCATACATCAGCAATAAGCTTACGCCAATTGCCACTAGGCTAACGCCCCACAACGCCTTATCTGGTTTTGACAGCAATTCAACAGCAAGCGTTAGTAGACCGGCCGCGATGGCAAATAATCCAAAACCTAACCAATCCAACTTGCCCGCCGCTTCTCGCAAGTCTGGGACCAATTTAAAGCCGATTATCATTCCTAAGATTCCCATAGGAACGTTTATCAAAAATATCCAATGCCAACTGGCATACTGTACTAAATAGCCACCCACCAACGGTCCTACAAGCGGTGCAATTAGCGCCGGGATTACAGCAAAGTTCATAACCGTCAGTAATTGATTGCGAGGATAGGACTTTACTAAGATGAGACGCGCAACTGGGGTCATCATAGCACCGCCAATGCCCTGAAGGATGCGTGATGCCACTAAGATATCGAGACTGGAGGACATGGCACAAAATATTGAGCCAATGCTAAACAGCACAATCGCGCTTAAGAATACTTTGCGAGTGCCGTATTTGTCAGCCATAAAGCCACTTATCGGGATAAATATGGCTAGAGTTAAAGCATAGCTGATAACTGCCCACTGCATTTTTAGTGGAGATTCGCCTAAGGCTAGCGCCATTTCTGGCAAAGCCGTATTTAAGATGGTGGCATCTAAAATTTGCATGAATAAAGCCACTGCCAGTACATAAGGCAAAAATTTGGCTTGAGAGGGTGATAGCTTAAATTTAGGCTCTGTATCAAGTACGGCCGAAGAAGACTTGGAAATAGAAGTATCTTCGGCATTAGGGAGGTTATTGGGCATAGGACGACCTAAAAAATTAGGTTTAATTAACTGAAGGAGGATTTAATTTATTAAACAGTAAACAGCTGTCTATAATATCATGAAGCCGTTACTCGCTATTTAGTGTTTTAGTTATGGGGCGACCGTTATAAATACTAACGGTCTAAAAACGTTAAATGACGACAAAGACTATCAATAACAGGAGCAGGCTGTTTGACCCAGATACTATGCGGATTGCCTTTGGTAGCTAGCAGGTTATCCTCCAATTTAACGCTTACTACCTTGGATTTGGTACACAAGTTTGCCAATCCTTGCATTGACGTCATCGGTGCAAAATGGTCGCCCTCAATATTAATATATAACCCTTTACTATCTTTAGACGTCATCGGTATGGTCATAAATTTAAACGTACCGGTTAAAGCTGTCTGGCACCACTGCTGCATTAGAGTCTTCGCTTCCTTATCGCCAAATCCAATCTTATAGCCCGGTAGATAGCCATAAATTTTTAACAGTATTTGGATAGCGGTTACTGCTGAGAGTACCCTTAATTGACCACGGCGGTCTGACCAGTTTTTGTAATGCACATTACCCGTGGCGATTCCGATAAAGGGTTGACCAGAGCTGGCAGAATATAGGGTGGCTATATGCCCGCCTAAACTATGTCCTACCAATATAATTCGATTATCAGGATATTCAGTTTGAGCTTTATTAATGAGCTTGGGAATAAAGTCTGTCACTAGGTGGTTATAGTCATAATCTATCCCTTTTTTAATGGTGGGTTTGTTTTCACCACAGCAAGGATAGTCTGCACTAAATACCGTAAACCCTTTGGCAGACAAGCCTTCGATAAACTTCTGGTATTTGTTACGGGTGACCCCCAGCGCATTTAATAAAATTAGGGTGGTGTTACGGTTCACTTCATTGGTTTGGTGCGAAGCGTCTAACGAGAGAGTAGATAAGGCAGGGGTGATGTGCACTTTGACAGGATACGTCCCTTCTTCAGTGTTAAATTGAAAACTGCTCATATAGATTGTCCGTAATCAGTGGTATGAAAGTCCTAGAGGCTTAGGTTTTCTAGCCTAAAGTCAGAATAGCAACTCTTATGGCTATAATCCATAGCAGCAAACAGGATAAAAAGTACAAAGTGAATCGATACGACACCTTAATAAATGCAACATATTCATTCTTGATTCCATAATGTACACTGATATTCTGAATAGCATCAAATGTTGTTGACTGAATTTGGCTTAACCAAGACTTACTATCGATCATTAGCCCTGATTAGTTCAATAACATAGCTGGTTCAACAATATTTAGGCTAATAACAATGATTAGGGAAACGCTATGACTAACCAATCTGATAATCCTATGCAAAGTAAAGAGACAACTTACACCCCGCCAAAAGTATGGCAACCGGTAGAAGGCAATGGTGGAAAATTTGCCAATACCAATAAGCCAACAGCTGGCGCTCGCCATCAGCAAACGTTACCAAAAGGCGATAATCCGCTACAACTATACTCTTTGAATACCCCCAACGGGATTAAGGTAAATATTCTGTTGGAAGAGTTGGCTGAACTAGGTGTGGCTGGGGCAAAGTATGATGCTTATAAAATAGACATCATGGAGGGCGATCAGTTCGGCTCGGATTTTGTCAGTATTAACCCCAACTCAAAAATACCCGCCTTAGTCGATTACAGTAACCCGCAAGCTCCCGTCAAGCTATTTGAGTCGGGCGCTATTTTGATGTATTTGGCTGAAAAGTTTCAGAAGTTCATACCTGATAGTAGTGACCCACAGAAGTACGCCAATTATTTAGGCTGGGTAATGTGGCAAATTGGTAGCGCCCCGTATGTGGGTGGTGGTTTTGGACATTTCTTTAGCTATGCACCATATCCCATGCAATATCCTATTGATAGATTCACGATGGAGACCAAGCGTCAGTTAGACTTACTTGATAAGCACTTGGCCGATAATGAATACATGTTAGGCGAGGGTGATGACAACTATAGTATTGCTGATATGTTGATATGGCCTTGGTATGGCAGTTTGGCACTAGATGAGTCTTATGAAAATGCCGGTGAGTTTTTACAAGTCGCCGACTACAAGCACTTACAGCGCTGGGCAAAACAAATTGCCCAACGACCTGCTGTAAAAAAAGCAGTGGCTTTAGAGCTTAAGCCGATTAAATAGCTGATTAGATAAGTGTGCAACCCTATCAAATAAAGGGTGTATAAGATAAAAATCGGGGTTGTTTGAATTAATTATTAAATAATCCCCCTATTTAAATTAGTTGTGCTATAATCTGCGCTTGCTGATTGATAACATCGCCCGCAATTGTCGTCTGGAGAAGACACCTTTTAAAATTGTTGCCGATGATTTTGCTGTTAGCCTTTCCAATAACCTCTCTAATCAATTATTAATATTAGAAGATATTGACGCTAACGATTCACCGGTAACAACCACCAAAATACGTTATTAACTTGTACATAGGATGTACTTCTTAATTTACGCTTATCTGTGTTGTACCTAAAAACTTTAACTGTGCACTACTGGCCCTCAGCATTGGCCGAATTAATAGTGGCAGTAACTTAATGGACACACATATACATGTCAAATTTAGACACTCTTTTAGACAATGCCGCAAACGAAGTAGATGGTATCGTAACCACTCAAGACTTGAATGACAAAACCCATCCAAACACCAATGTAGATATTGAAGATCAAATTACCTTTGTTGACCTTGATTTGGCACCAGAGCTTCTTTCTGCCTTAACTTCAAGTGGCTACGAGCACCCAACTCCTATTCAAGCACAATCAATCCCGCCAGCATTAGCCGGTCGTGACTTATTGTTGTCTGCGCAAACGGGTAGTGGTAAAACTGCTGCATTCGTATTGCCAATGCTTGATAAAATCATTCGCGATAAAGCAACTAACAAAGTTGTGCATACTGTAATTTTGACACCAACACGTGAACTTGCTAACCAAGTAAGTGATAGCGTTCGTCAATACAGCTCAAAAACACGTAATATCTTCAGTGTACCTCTAGTAGGTGGCGCACCTTACGGTGGTCAAATTCGTGCCCTTAATAAAGGTGTACAGATTATTATCGCCACACCAGGTCGTTTCATCGATCACATGAACTCAGGTCGTATCGACTTATCTGAATTAGATATTCTAATCCTTGATGAAGCGGATCGCATGTTAGACATG
This region of Psychrobacter jeotgali genomic DNA includes:
- the gdhA gene encoding NADP-specific glutamate dehydrogenase, with amino-acid sequence MSMQDVIERIEERYPHQPEFIQAVKEVASTIDVVYDRDPRFAKHKVFERLTEPDRIISFRVNWEDDEGNIQINRGWRVQFSNALGPYKGGIRFHPTVNESILKFLGFEQIFKNALTGLPMGGAKGGSDFDPHGKSDSEIRRFCYAFMRELYRYIGKDMDVPAGDIGVSGREVSYMFAMYKNLTNEYTGVLTGKGVGFGGSLCRSEATGYGAVYFLQNMLKANNDQMEGKTVLVSGAGNVAVHAAEKAIALGAKVITLSDSKGTLYDEFGFDQEKLDWVKEQKANRQPLFEYHRVFGGSGVWLPGEKPWRFDGDIAIPCATQNEVTAEDAEAMYDHGIRYVVEGANMPLDAAAIDFVREKKMHYAPGKAANAGGVAVSGLEMSQNSVRQYRTFEDVDNQLQVIMKNIHDDAAAASEEYGFTCDGCIDYMSGANIAGYKRVANALVAFGMLN
- a CDS encoding DHA2 family efflux MFS transporter permease subunit; this translates as MPNNLPNAEDTSISKSSSAVLDTEPKFKLSPSQAKFLPYVLAVALFMQILDATILNTALPEMALALGESPLKMQWAVISYALTLAIFIPISGFMADKYGTRKVFLSAIVLFSIGSIFCAMSSSLDILVASRILQGIGGAMMTPVARLILVKSYPRNQLLTVMNFAVIPALIAPLVGPLVGGYLVQYASWHWIFLINVPMGILGMIIGFKLVPDLREAAGKLDWLGFGLFAIAAGLLTLAVELLSKPDKALWGVSLVAIGVSLLLMYARHARKATNPIFPLSLFDIRTFRIGITGNLFTRLGISAVPYLIPLLLQVAFKYTPSQAGWLLTPIAVGAMGIKPWVSKIIQRFSYRKVLVINTTVLGTLIILLAQLDASMPWYYIAPLLVVMGACNSMQFSAMNTITIGDLKGSQTSSGNSLMAVNQQLAVSFGIAFGAAILTVFSDRLNFEIISAFHATYYVLGVITIISGLSFLRLKPEDGRGLY
- a CDS encoding alpha/beta fold hydrolase — translated: MSSFQFNTEEGTYPVKVHITPALSTLSLDASHQTNEVNRNTTLILLNALGVTRNKYQKFIEGLSAKGFTVFSADYPCCGENKPTIKKGIDYDYNHLVTDFIPKLINKAQTEYPDNRIILVGHSLGGHIATLYSASSGQPFIGIATGNVHYKNWSDRRGQLRVLSAVTAIQILLKIYGYLPGYKIGFGDKEAKTLMQQWCQTALTGTFKFMTIPMTSKDSKGLYINIEGDHFAPMTSMQGLANLCTKSKVVSVKLEDNLLATKGNPHSIWVKQPAPVIDSLCRHLTFLDR
- the yghU gene encoding glutathione-dependent disulfide-bond oxidoreductase, coding for MTNQSDNPMQSKETTYTPPKVWQPVEGNGGKFANTNKPTAGARHQQTLPKGDNPLQLYSLNTPNGIKVNILLEELAELGVAGAKYDAYKIDIMEGDQFGSDFVSINPNSKIPALVDYSNPQAPVKLFESGAILMYLAEKFQKFIPDSSDPQKYANYLGWVMWQIGSAPYVGGGFGHFFSYAPYPMQYPIDRFTMETKRQLDLLDKHLADNEYMLGEGDDNYSIADMLIWPWYGSLALDESYENAGEFLQVADYKHLQRWAKQIAQRPAVKKAVALELKPIK